A region of Lichenibacterium dinghuense DNA encodes the following proteins:
- a CDS encoding DUF421 domain-containing protein produces MFFDTWIGLLRVPVVGTLAYVALVLFIRVSGKRTLTKLNAFDLVVTVALGSTLATVLLSNSVALAEGVLAMALLIFLQFAITWVSVRSTHFESLVKSEPTLVLRDGMFLDAALRSQRVTRDEVLSVLRSQGVSDVAEVHAVVLETDGSMSVLQESLRRAAQPTLPEAA; encoded by the coding sequence ATGTTCTTCGATACCTGGATCGGCCTGCTGCGCGTACCTGTCGTCGGCACGCTGGCCTACGTGGCCCTCGTGCTGTTCATCCGCGTGTCGGGCAAGCGCACGCTGACGAAGCTGAACGCCTTCGACCTCGTGGTCACGGTAGCGCTCGGCTCCACGCTCGCCACGGTGCTGCTGTCGAACTCCGTGGCGTTGGCGGAGGGCGTGCTCGCCATGGCGCTGCTCATCTTCCTCCAGTTTGCCATCACCTGGGTGTCGGTGCGCTCGACGCACTTCGAGTCTTTGGTGAAGAGCGAGCCGACATTGGTCCTGCGGGACGGCATGTTCCTCGACGCCGCGCTCAGGTCGCAACGCGTCACACGCGACGAGGTGCTGTCCGTGCTCCGGTCGCAAGGCGTGTCCGATGTCGCGGAGGTCCACGCCGTCGTGCTGGAGACGGACGGCTCGATGAGCGTGCTCCAGGAGTCGCTGCGTCGAGCCGCGCAGCCGACGTTGCCCGAGGCCGCTTGA
- a CDS encoding phage holin family protein, whose translation MFGSRPRRAPFRDDRHATAEAGGDASFSELVSTALAQVRTLFRSEIELVRTELAAKAREGVVGLAMVAMAAVFALSTVTLLLVTVAAFLVALGLPVAASMLIATLCGAVAAGSLGWLGLQRLSVDNLKPKRSIAQLHDDAAMIREQVR comes from the coding sequence ATGTTCGGTTCGCGACCGCGTCGCGCGCCCTTCCGCGACGACCGCCATGCCACGGCGGAGGCGGGCGGAGACGCGTCCTTCTCCGAACTCGTCTCGACGGCCTTGGCGCAGGTGAGGACCCTGTTCCGCAGCGAGATCGAACTGGTCCGGACGGAACTGGCCGCCAAGGCGCGCGAGGGCGTGGTCGGCCTGGCCATGGTGGCGATGGCCGCGGTCTTCGCCCTGTCGACCGTGACGCTGCTGCTCGTCACGGTCGCGGCCTTCCTGGTCGCCCTCGGCCTGCCCGTGGCGGCGTCGATGCTGATCGCCACGCTGTGCGGCGCCGTCGCGGCCGGATCCCTCGGCTGGCTCGGCCTGCAGAGGCTGTCGGTCGACAACCTCAAGCCGAAGCGGTCCATCGCGCAACTGCATGACGACGCGGCGATGATCAGGGAGCAGGTCCGATGA
- a CDS encoding DUF1328 domain-containing protein, with translation MLKLAILFLVVSVVAGFFGFSGVSAGTAKIAKILFFIAIAVFVVFVVLGLLAGEVIF, from the coding sequence ATGCTGAAACTCGCCATCCTGTTCCTCGTCGTTTCCGTCGTGGCGGGGTTCTTCGGCTTCTCGGGCGTGTCCGCCGGGACGGCCAAGATCGCCAAGATCCTGTTCTTCATCGCCATCGCGGTCTTCGTGGTCTTCGTCGTGCTCGGTCTCCTGGCCGGCGAGGTCATCTTCTGA
- a CDS encoding sodium:calcium antiporter, which yields MSTGLALTFFGASLLLNVLSSAVLAERLDQVGERFRFPPGLVGLMTALGADSPEIASAITALVGGQHDLGRGVIFGSNVFNVAFLLGFSALVAGRVTMGRANLLLNGGMALAVTLVVGAEAAGLLGPLGSGLVLAALLLPYVAVSSLRPSTLTRLPLPRAIAGWLAAALGSEKRDEDAAEREGEADASTGRTMSAADGLSILPMLAVIVATSVVMVKVVVVPGGRWHVSEIVVGTFVVATLTGLPNLIAAVRLAAKGRGVTLSSEAFNSNTLNLLVGIYGPSLIVAGSPTSHQGLLSIAWLVAITAAALVLGLVRRGFGRWAGGALVAVYAGFVLSVVL from the coding sequence TTGTCCACCGGCTTAGCCCTCACTTTCTTCGGCGCCAGCCTGCTGCTCAACGTCCTGTCGAGCGCTGTCCTGGCCGAGCGCCTCGATCAGGTCGGCGAACGTTTCCGCTTTCCTCCGGGGCTCGTCGGACTCATGACGGCCCTGGGGGCGGACTCTCCCGAGATCGCCTCCGCCATCACGGCCCTGGTCGGCGGACAGCACGACCTGGGACGCGGGGTGATCTTCGGCTCCAACGTGTTCAACGTGGCCTTCCTGCTCGGCTTCAGCGCGCTCGTGGCGGGGCGCGTCACCATGGGCCGGGCCAACTTGCTGCTCAACGGCGGCATGGCGCTCGCGGTGACCCTGGTGGTGGGCGCCGAGGCGGCGGGACTGCTCGGCCCCCTCGGAAGCGGCCTGGTCCTCGCAGCACTGCTGCTGCCCTATGTGGCGGTCTCGTCGCTGCGCCCCTCGACCCTGACGAGGTTGCCGTTGCCTCGCGCGATCGCGGGGTGGCTCGCCGCCGCCTTGGGTTCGGAGAAGCGCGACGAGGACGCGGCGGAGCGCGAGGGCGAGGCAGATGCGTCCACGGGTCGGACCATGTCGGCGGCGGACGGCCTGTCGATCCTGCCGATGCTGGCCGTGATCGTGGCGACCTCGGTTGTCATGGTGAAGGTCGTGGTCGTGCCCGGCGGTCGCTGGCACGTGTCCGAGATCGTGGTCGGCACCTTCGTGGTGGCAACCTTGACGGGTTTGCCGAACCTCATCGCTGCGGTCCGACTTGCCGCCAAGGGGCGCGGCGTCACGCTATCGAGCGAAGCGTTCAACTCGAACACGCTGAACCTGCTGGTCGGCATCTACGGACCCAGCCTGATCGTGGCGGGATCGCCGACCTCGCACCAGGGGCTGCTCTCGATCGCCTGGCTCGTCGCCATCACGGCCGCTGCGTTGGTCCTGGGCCTCGTCCGACGCGGTTTCGGCCGTTGGGCGGGTGGGGCCCTGGTGGCGGTCTATGCCGGGTTCGTGCTGTCCGTGGTGCTCTGA